The proteins below come from a single Brevundimonas sp. LM2 genomic window:
- the trmFO gene encoding methylenetetrahydrofolate--tRNA-(uracil(54)-C(5))-methyltransferase (FADH(2)-oxidizing) TrmFO, translating to MTTLSSTLSPPLAPIHVVGGGLAGSEAAWQIAQAGVPVVIHEMRGVPGVKTDAHQTDGLAELVCSNSFRSDDWEHNAVGLLHAEMRALDSLIMACGDVNQVPAGGALAVDREAFSRTVTERLHAHPLVTVVREEIAGLPPEAWDSVIVASGPLTSPALADAILSLTGEESLSFFDAIAPIVHADSIDFDIAWRQSRYDKEGPGGDAAAYVNCPMDKPQYEAFIDALLSGPKAEFKDWEHVPYFDGCLPIEVMAERGRETLRHGPMKPVGLTNPRDPLVKAHAIVQLRQDNALGTLFNMVGFQTKLKHGAQAEVLRMIPGLQNAQFARLGGLHRNTYLNSPQLLDRQLRLRAMPRLRFAGQVTGVEGYVESAATGLLVGRLAAAERLGQTLDAPAAHTAIGALVEHITGGHLAGSKFQPMNINYGLLPPLEAPKIDEAGVKIPLKERGRAKKRLMSIRALNDLKAWRDAA from the coding sequence ATGACCACGCTTTCTTCGACCCTGTCTCCCCCCTTGGCGCCCATCCACGTCGTCGGCGGCGGCCTCGCCGGATCCGAAGCCGCCTGGCAGATCGCCCAGGCGGGTGTGCCCGTCGTGATCCACGAGATGAGGGGCGTGCCGGGCGTCAAGACGGACGCCCACCAGACCGACGGCCTGGCCGAGCTGGTCTGCTCCAACTCCTTCCGCTCCGACGACTGGGAGCACAATGCCGTCGGCCTGCTGCATGCCGAGATGCGCGCCCTGGACTCGCTGATCATGGCCTGCGGCGACGTCAACCAGGTGCCGGCGGGCGGGGCCCTGGCCGTGGACCGGGAGGCCTTTTCCCGCACCGTGACCGAGCGCCTGCACGCCCACCCCCTGGTCACCGTGGTGCGCGAGGAGATCGCCGGCCTGCCGCCCGAGGCCTGGGACAGCGTGATCGTGGCCTCGGGCCCCCTGACCTCCCCCGCCCTGGCCGACGCCATCCTGTCGCTGACCGGCGAGGAAAGCCTGTCGTTCTTCGACGCCATCGCCCCCATCGTCCACGCCGACAGCATCGATTTCGACATCGCCTGGCGTCAGTCGCGCTACGACAAGGAGGGCCCGGGCGGCGACGCCGCCGCCTACGTCAACTGCCCGATGGACAAGCCCCAGTACGAGGCCTTCATCGACGCCCTGCTGTCCGGGCCCAAGGCGGAGTTCAAGGACTGGGAACACGTCCCCTATTTCGACGGCTGCCTGCCGATCGAGGTCATGGCCGAACGCGGGCGCGAGACCCTGCGCCACGGGCCGATGAAGCCCGTCGGCCTGACCAATCCACGCGATCCGCTGGTCAAGGCCCACGCCATCGTCCAGCTGCGCCAGGACAACGCCCTGGGGACGCTTTTCAACATGGTGGGCTTCCAGACCAAGCTGAAGCACGGGGCCCAGGCCGAGGTGCTGCGCATGATCCCGGGCCTGCAGAACGCCCAGTTCGCCCGCCTGGGCGGCCTGCACCGCAACACCTATCTGAACAGCCCCCAGCTGCTCGACCGCCAGCTGCGGCTCCGCGCCATGCCGCGCCTGCGCTTCGCGGGCCAGGTCACGGGCGTCGAGGGCTATGTCGAGAGCGCCGCCACCGGCCTGCTGGTCGGTCGTCTGGCCGCCGCCGAACGGCTGGGCCAGACCCTGGACGCGCCCGCCGCCCACACCGCCATCGGGGCCCTGGTCGAACACATCACCGGCGGCCATCTGGCGGGATCGAAGTTCCAGCCGATGAACATCAACTATGGACTCCTGCCCCCACTGGAGGCACCGAAGATCGACGAGGCCGGGGTCAAGATCCCGCTGAAGGAGCGCGGCCGGGCCAAGAAGCGGTTGATGAGCATTCGGGCGTTGAACGACCTGAAAGCCTGGCGGGACGCGGCCTGA
- a CDS encoding EAL domain-containing protein, protein MTSHKRLLGFAFAASDLLVELTPRGTVVFALGSGPVSELPVESLVGTSLFAGVGKASAKAIESVVTGMTPGSRSPAIEVLFAAGTGRVRRASVRLFALPDLAPNLSASVNWEGPAYRLHDPEARAALSPAAFLDRARNVLTAPGAPDGLAVAFVDILGLQAAEALGEAGERLNARVQAALQAASIEGNSTGQLGTERFAMLRDRSINNDLAGEVRELGLSEGLELGVRSSEVDIELGGGSRNTLRALRFAIETCLKDGGLERPELTFSAALSRTIRNADAFRVMVRERGFDLHYQPIVDLKTKAVHHFEALARFRGTNGPTDTIRMAEELALIDSFDIAVAEKALGHLRRKGSGLLKFAINVSGSSLADDRYVQSVLQMTAARPEERRRLIVEVTESAALADVDAANRRLGVLRAAGIKVCIDDFGAGSASYDYLRGLSVDAVKIDGRFMKRLETDPRARTMIGHLVELCASLKLGTIAEMIETQATADILRDLGVDFGQGWLFGKAEIEPRTLPAANDPARRLGEVVGWG, encoded by the coding sequence ATGACGTCCCACAAGCGCCTGCTGGGTTTTGCCTTCGCCGCGTCCGACCTGCTGGTCGAGCTGACGCCGCGCGGGACCGTGGTCTTCGCCCTGGGCTCGGGCCCTGTGTCGGAGCTTCCCGTCGAGAGCCTCGTCGGCACATCGCTGTTCGCCGGGGTGGGCAAGGCCAGCGCCAAGGCGATCGAGTCGGTGGTGACCGGCATGACGCCGGGATCCCGCTCGCCGGCGATCGAGGTCCTCTTCGCGGCCGGCACAGGACGCGTCCGGCGCGCCTCGGTCCGGCTGTTCGCCCTCCCCGATCTGGCCCCCAACCTTTCCGCGTCGGTCAATTGGGAAGGCCCTGCCTACCGCCTGCACGATCCCGAAGCCCGCGCGGCGCTGAGCCCGGCGGCCTTCCTGGATCGCGCCAGGAATGTCCTGACCGCCCCGGGAGCGCCCGATGGCCTGGCCGTCGCCTTCGTCGACATCCTCGGCCTCCAGGCCGCCGAGGCGCTGGGTGAAGCCGGTGAGCGGCTGAACGCGCGCGTTCAGGCCGCGCTTCAGGCCGCCTCGATAGAGGGCAACAGCACCGGCCAGCTGGGCACCGAACGGTTCGCCATGCTGCGCGACCGATCCATCAACAACGACCTGGCCGGCGAGGTCCGCGAGCTCGGCCTGAGCGAGGGTCTGGAACTGGGCGTCCGCTCGTCCGAGGTCGATATCGAGCTGGGCGGCGGGTCCCGCAACACCCTGCGGGCGCTGCGTTTCGCGATCGAGACCTGTCTGAAGGACGGCGGCCTCGAGCGGCCCGAACTGACCTTCTCGGCCGCCCTGTCGCGCACCATCCGGAATGCCGACGCCTTCCGCGTCATGGTCCGGGAGCGCGGCTTCGACCTGCACTACCAGCCGATCGTCGATCTGAAGACCAAGGCCGTCCACCATTTCGAGGCCCTGGCCCGCTTCCGGGGCACCAACGGGCCGACCGACACGATCCGCATGGCCGAGGAACTGGCCCTGATCGACAGTTTCGACATCGCCGTGGCGGAAAAGGCCCTGGGCCACCTGCGCCGCAAGGGATCCGGCCTGCTGAAGTTCGCCATCAACGTGTCCGGCAGCTCGCTCGCGGACGATCGCTATGTGCAATCGGTCCTGCAGATGACGGCCGCCCGCCCCGAGGAGCGCCGCCGCCTGATCGTCGAGGTCACCGAATCGGCCGCCCTGGCCGACGTCGACGCCGCCAACCGCCGATTGGGCGTCCTGCGAGCGGCTGGGATCAAGGTCTGTATCGACGATTTCGGCGCGGGATCCGCGAGCTACGACTACCTGCGCGGCCTGTCGGTCGATGCGGTCAAGATCGACGGCCGGTTCATGAAGCGGCTGGAGACCGACCCGCGCGCCCGCACCATGATCGGTCATCTGGTCGAGCTTTGCGCCTCCCTCAAACTGGGGACGATCGCCGAGATGATCGAGACCCAGGCCACCGCCGACATTCTGCGCGATCTGGGCGTCGATTTCGGCCAGGGCTGGCTGTTCGGCAAGGCCGAGATCGAGCCGCGCACCCTGCCGGCCGCCAACGATCCCGCGCGTCGCCTCGGCGAAGTGGTGGGCTGGGGCTGA
- a CDS encoding rod-binding protein, producing MSDLTVSADLLAPAPTAPGANAARMRETAEAFEASFLAQMIKPMFEGLSTDGPFGGGEAEGTWRSFMIDAMAKQTVKAGGIGLADTVVAEMVRMQAEQSVGAGA from the coding sequence ATGAGCGACCTGACCGTTTCCGCCGATCTGCTGGCCCCCGCCCCCACGGCCCCCGGGGCCAATGCCGCCCGCATGCGGGAGACGGCCGAGGCGTTCGAGGCCTCCTTCCTGGCCCAGATGATCAAGCCGATGTTCGAGGGCCTTTCGACCGACGGCCCGTTCGGCGGCGGAGAGGCCGAGGGGACCTGGCGCAGCTTCATGATCGACGCCATGGCCAAGCAGACGGTCAAGGCCGGCGGCATCGGCCTGGCCGACACCGTCGTCGCCGAGATGGTCCGCATGCAGGCCGAGCAGTCGGTCGGAGCCGGCGCATGA
- a CDS encoding flagellar assembly protein FliX, whose product MKVNGPSGSSPIVGQRVARDSGGFSVSKGEAAPSTASNQAVSSTSSVSDVSALMALQGVETATERRRRAVRRGAGLLDRLDELKLALLSGEAGEGALERMARGLREERPDDPDETLTGLLQQIDLRAAVELAKAEVRRTAA is encoded by the coding sequence ATGAAGGTCAACGGCCCCTCGGGCTCCAGCCCCATCGTCGGGCAGCGCGTCGCCCGGGACAGCGGCGGCTTTTCCGTCTCGAAGGGCGAGGCGGCACCGTCCACGGCCTCCAATCAGGCCGTCTCATCGACCTCCAGCGTCAGCGACGTTTCGGCCTTGATGGCCCTGCAAGGCGTCGAGACCGCGACCGAGCGGCGGCGGCGGGCCGTACGCCGTGGCGCCGGTCTGCTCGACCGACTGGACGAGCTGAAGCTGGCCCTGTTGTCCGGAGAGGCCGGCGAGGGCGCGCTGGAACGAATGGCGCGCGGCCTGCGCGAAGAGCGTCCGGACGATCCCGACGAGACCCTGACCGGACTCCTGCAGCAGATCGATCTGCGGGCGGCGGTGGAGCTGGCCAAGGCCGAAGTCCGCCGCACTGCAGCATAA
- a CDS encoding flagellar basal body P-ring protein FlgI gives MQKLLTALLAPVALAVAVAGPAAAQSRIKDIASIEGVRTNQLVGYGLVVGLAGTGDSLRNCPFTRQSLEGMTERLGVNIRGANANSKNLAAIMVTADLPPFATPGARVDVSVSSLCDAKSLLGGTLLVTSLQGADGNVYAVAQGSVQTGAVSGSGGSGSSVTRGVPTAGRIASGATVERETGFNLDSLPEVRLTLRNPDFTTAQRVAAAINASFPSTALAENGSVVALRAPTQLGMAAFISRVENMPVAVDTPARVIIDEVNGVIVMGENVRISTVAIAQGNLTISVQESPVVSQPNPFAQGQTVVVPQSDVTVEEELGREIRLVNGATSLSTLVAGLNALGVSPRDMISILQAIKAAGALQAEIEVL, from the coding sequence ATGCAGAAGTTGCTGACCGCCCTCCTCGCCCCGGTGGCCCTGGCCGTCGCCGTCGCCGGTCCGGCCGCGGCGCAGTCGCGGATCAAGGACATCGCCTCGATCGAGGGCGTGCGCACCAACCAGCTGGTCGGTTATGGCCTGGTCGTCGGTCTGGCCGGCACCGGCGACTCCCTGCGCAACTGCCCCTTTACCCGCCAGTCGCTGGAAGGGATGACCGAGCGTCTGGGCGTCAATATCCGCGGCGCCAACGCCAACTCCAAGAACCTGGCCGCCATCATGGTGACGGCCGACCTGCCCCCCTTCGCCACGCCGGGCGCGCGGGTCGATGTCTCCGTGTCCAGCCTGTGCGACGCCAAGAGCCTGCTGGGCGGCACGCTGCTGGTCACCAGCCTGCAGGGCGCGGACGGCAACGTCTATGCGGTGGCCCAGGGCTCGGTCCAGACGGGGGCCGTCTCCGGCTCCGGCGGGTCGGGGTCGTCGGTCACGCGCGGCGTGCCGACCGCCGGCCGCATCGCCTCGGGCGCGACGGTGGAGCGCGAGACCGGCTTCAATCTCGACAGCCTGCCGGAAGTGCGGCTGACGCTGCGCAATCCGGACTTCACCACGGCACAACGCGTCGCGGCCGCAATCAATGCCAGCTTTCCCTCCACCGCCCTGGCCGAGAACGGCTCGGTCGTCGCCCTGCGCGCCCCGACCCAGCTGGGCATGGCGGCCTTCATCAGCCGGGTCGAGAACATGCCCGTCGCCGTCGACACCCCTGCCCGCGTGATCATCGACGAGGTCAACGGCGTCATCGTCATGGGCGAGAACGTCCGCATCTCCACCGTCGCGATCGCCCAGGGCAATCTGACCATCTCGGTGCAGGAAAGCCCGGTGGTAAGCCAGCCCAACCCCTTCGCCCAGGGCCAGACCGTGGTGGTTCCCCAGAGCGACGTGACCGTCGAGGAAGAGCTGGGCCGCGAGATCCGGCTGGTCAACGGGGCGACGTCGCTATCGACCCTGGTCGCCGGCCTGAACGCCCTCGGCGTCTCGCCGCGCGACATGATCTCCATTCTCCAGGCCATCAAGGCGGCGGGCGCGCTGCAGGCCGAAATCGAGGTGCTGTGA
- a CDS encoding flagellar basal-body protein FlbY, protein MTYDTVTASAHLHRLTALTVRLTGRLEAETQAFAAHRPQDVAAGLAETQDLANLYRRESTQLKMNPGLLSAAPPSDRMGLIKATEAFEAVLAVHARTVEAARTISEGLVRTIAQEVAGARAMGTGYGASGRAAAGDGRAVTLNRKA, encoded by the coding sequence ATGACCTATGACACCGTCACCGCCTCCGCCCACCTGCACCGCCTGACCGCGCTGACGGTCCGTCTGACCGGTCGCCTGGAAGCCGAGACCCAGGCCTTCGCGGCGCACCGGCCGCAGGACGTGGCCGCCGGCCTCGCCGAGACGCAGGATCTGGCCAATCTGTATCGCCGTGAATCGACTCAGTTGAAGATGAACCCCGGCCTGCTGTCGGCGGCCCCGCCCAGCGACCGCATGGGCCTGATCAAGGCCACCGAGGCCTTCGAGGCGGTGCTGGCGGTCCATGCCCGCACCGTCGAGGCGGCGCGCACCATCTCCGAAGGCCTGGTGCGCACCATTGCCCAGGAGGTCGCCGGCGCACGGGCGATGGGCACGGGCTATGGGGCCTCCGGTCGGGCGGCGGCCGGCGACGGCCGCGCCGTCACGCTGAACCGCAAGGCCTGA
- the dksA gene encoding RNA polymerase-binding protein DksA: MTALASVPSDEPTGYRPSDDEPFMNERQLAYFKHKLMAWRDDILRESKGTVVNLKAETENHPDLVDRASSESDRALELRTRDRQRKLISKIEDAIRRIEDGSYGYCEDTGEPIGLGRLEARPTATLSVEAQERHERRERVHRDD, encoded by the coding sequence ATGACCGCATTGGCCTCTGTTCCATCGGACGAGCCGACCGGCTACCGGCCGTCGGACGATGAGCCGTTCATGAATGAACGGCAGCTCGCCTATTTCAAACACAAGCTGATGGCCTGGCGGGATGACATCCTGCGCGAGTCCAAGGGCACGGTCGTCAATCTGAAGGCCGAGACGGAGAACCACCCCGACCTGGTGGATCGCGCCTCGTCCGAATCGGATCGGGCGCTGGAGCTCCGGACCCGGGACCGACAGCGCAAGCTGATCTCCAAGATCGAAGACGCCATCCGTCGGATCGAGGACGGATCCTATGGCTATTGCGAGGACACCGGCGAGCCGATCGGCCTGGGCCGCCTCGAGGCCCGGCCCACCGCGACCCTGTCGGTCGAGGCCCAGGAACGCCACGAGCGCCGCGAGCGGGTGCATAGGGACGATTGA
- a CDS encoding CPBP family intramembrane glutamic endopeptidase produces the protein MPGRELYAAAPSHQRRTWSVAAVILALVFVVVGQLAAFLPMQLTQFLPPDQNHWPTLAYILFVAFGLSAVLTLAWVVLFERRRLANIGLNGDAGRRFGRGFGIGLAYLAGVVCIIWATGAYQVESAGIFQTGLSAAVLTPLVVLLFGFIVQGSTEEIVFRGWLMGIIASRHGLVIALTVSSLLFGLAHGGNIAPSPELALALVNIALFGLFIGLYAAREGSIWGVCGWHAAWNWLLGTGFGLEVSGEVVNVTPSIVDLQAVDGSAWWLTGGAFGPEGSVVVTAVLLISAVVLIVRGGFARQGGLAPA, from the coding sequence ATGCCGGGACGGGAACTCTATGCGGCGGCGCCCAGCCACCAGCGCCGGACGTGGTCGGTCGCGGCCGTGATTCTGGCGCTGGTCTTCGTCGTCGTGGGCCAGCTCGCCGCCTTCCTGCCGATGCAGCTGACGCAGTTCCTGCCGCCGGATCAGAACCACTGGCCGACCCTGGCCTATATCCTGTTCGTGGCCTTCGGTCTGAGCGCGGTCCTGACCCTGGCCTGGGTCGTGCTGTTCGAACGGCGGCGGCTGGCGAATATCGGCCTGAACGGCGATGCCGGGCGACGTTTCGGTCGCGGCTTCGGCATCGGCCTGGCCTATCTGGCGGGCGTGGTCTGCATCATCTGGGCGACCGGGGCCTATCAGGTCGAGTCCGCCGGCATCTTCCAGACCGGCCTGTCGGCGGCGGTGCTGACCCCGCTGGTGGTTCTGCTGTTCGGCTTCATCGTCCAGGGCTCGACGGAGGAGATCGTCTTCCGGGGCTGGCTGATGGGCATCATCGCCTCACGCCACGGCCTGGTGATCGCCCTGACGGTGTCCAGCCTGCTGTTCGGCCTGGCCCACGGCGGCAATATCGCGCCGTCGCCGGAGCTGGCTCTGGCCCTGGTCAACATCGCCCTGTTCGGGCTGTTCATCGGCCTCTACGCGGCGCGCGAGGGCTCGATCTGGGGCGTCTGCGGCTGGCACGCGGCCTGGAACTGGCTGCTGGGCACCGGTTTCGGGCTCGAGGTCTCGGGCGAGGTGGTCAATGTCACGCCGTCGATCGTCGACCTGCAGGCCGTCGACGGCAGCGCCTGGTGGCTGACCGGCGGGGCGTTCGGGCCGGAGGGCAGCGTCGTGGTCACGGCCGTCCTGTTGATCAGCGCGGTCGTGCTGATCGTTCGCGGCGGGTTCGCGCGCCAGGGCGGGCTGGCGCCGGCCTGA
- the uvrA gene encoding excinuclease ABC subunit UvrA → MTEKHNFIRVRGAREHNLKGVDVDIPREQLVVMTGLSGSGKSSLAFDTIYAEGQRRYVESLSAYARQFLELMGKPDVDLIEGLSPAISIEQKTTSKNPRSTVGTVTEINDYMRLLWARVGVPYSPATGLPIESQTVSQMVDKLIALPDGERLLLLAPVIRGRKGEYKKEIAEWQRSGFQRLKIDGEFYAIEDAPTLDKKFKHDIDIVVDRIVTKGGLEARYADSIQTALNLADGIAVAEWATAAEGEEPRRLLFSEKFACPVSGFTISEIEPRLFSFNNPFGACPTCDGLGLKLTFDADLVIPDRDKTLHKGAVAPWSRGPSPLYTQTLQALAQHYGFSMDKPWRELPDLARKVILQGTGSEKIKFVYDDNARKYEVSKPFEGVIPNLDRRWRETDSAWVREELGRFQSETPCEACGGKRLKPEALAVKIDGADIAEISWLSISKAYLWFTTLSDRLTDKQLEIGRRILKEITDRLRFLNNVGLDYLSLSRSSGTLSGGESQRIRLASQIGSGLTGVLYVLDEPSIGLHQRDNTRLLESLRGLRDLGNSVLVVEHDEEAIMTADYVIDMGPAAGVHGGQICAEGTPAEVMANPKSLTGKYLTGEREIELPPEGRRPINRKKTLKISGATGNNLKNVTGEIPVGLFTCVTGVSGGGKSTFTIETLYKAAARRLHNASDAPAALDRIEGLEHFDKVIDIDQSPIGRTPRSNPATYTGAFGPIRDWYAGLPESKARGYGPGRFSFNVKGGRCEACQGDGLIKIEMHFLPDVYVTCDVCKGRRYNRETLEIVFKGKSISDVLDMTVEEAGHFFKAVPPIRDKMLTLTRVGLDYVKVGQSATTLSGGEAQRVKLSKELSKRATGKTLYILDEPTTGLHFEDTRKLLEVLQELVEAGNTIVVIEHNLDVIKVADYLLDFGPEGGDGGGEIVAVGTPEQVAANDASWTGRYLKEVLDRHETRRKARVAVLTAETVKIKPERKKARA, encoded by the coding sequence ATGACCGAAAAGCACAACTTCATCCGCGTGCGCGGCGCGCGCGAGCACAACCTCAAGGGCGTGGACGTCGACATCCCGCGCGAGCAGCTGGTCGTCATGACCGGTCTGTCGGGGTCGGGTAAATCCTCGCTCGCCTTCGACACCATCTATGCCGAGGGCCAGCGGCGCTATGTCGAGAGCCTCAGCGCCTATGCCCGCCAGTTCCTGGAGCTGATGGGCAAGCCCGACGTCGACCTGATCGAGGGCCTGTCGCCGGCCATCTCCATCGAACAGAAGACGACGTCCAAGAACCCGCGTTCCACCGTCGGCACGGTGACCGAGATCAACGACTATATGCGCCTGCTCTGGGCGAGGGTGGGCGTCCCCTATTCCCCGGCGACCGGCCTGCCGATCGAAAGCCAGACCGTCTCCCAGATGGTCGACAAGCTCATCGCCCTGCCGGACGGCGAGCGCCTGCTGCTGCTGGCGCCCGTCATTCGCGGCCGGAAAGGCGAGTACAAGAAGGAGATCGCCGAGTGGCAGCGCTCGGGCTTCCAGCGGCTCAAGATCGACGGCGAGTTCTACGCCATCGAGGACGCGCCGACGCTGGACAAGAAGTTCAAGCACGACATCGACATCGTCGTGGACCGGATCGTCACCAAAGGGGGTCTGGAGGCCCGCTATGCCGACTCCATCCAGACGGCCCTGAACCTGGCCGACGGCATCGCCGTGGCGGAATGGGCAACGGCCGCCGAGGGCGAGGAGCCGCGCCGGCTGCTGTTCTCCGAGAAATTCGCCTGCCCGGTCTCGGGCTTCACGATCAGCGAGATCGAGCCCCGGCTGTTCAGCTTCAACAATCCCTTCGGGGCATGCCCGACCTGCGACGGCCTGGGCCTGAAGCTGACGTTCGACGCCGATCTGGTCATCCCCGACCGGGACAAGACCCTGCACAAGGGGGCCGTCGCCCCTTGGTCGCGGGGCCCCTCGCCCCTCTACACCCAGACGCTGCAGGCCCTGGCCCAGCACTACGGCTTCTCGATGGACAAGCCGTGGCGCGAGCTGCCGGACCTGGCCCGCAAGGTCATCCTGCAGGGCACCGGCAGCGAGAAGATCAAGTTCGTCTATGACGACAACGCCCGCAAATACGAGGTCTCCAAGCCGTTCGAGGGGGTCATCCCCAACCTCGACCGCCGCTGGCGCGAGACCGACAGCGCCTGGGTCCGCGAGGAGCTGGGCCGGTTCCAGTCCGAGACCCCATGCGAGGCGTGCGGCGGCAAGCGGCTTAAGCCCGAGGCCCTGGCCGTCAAGATCGACGGGGCCGACATCGCCGAGATCAGCTGGCTGTCGATCTCCAAGGCCTATCTGTGGTTCACCACCCTGTCCGACCGCCTGACCGACAAACAGCTGGAGATCGGCCGCCGCATCCTGAAGGAGATCACCGACCGTCTGCGGTTCCTGAACAACGTCGGGCTGGACTATCTCAGCCTGTCCCGGTCGTCGGGCACCCTGTCGGGCGGCGAGAGCCAGCGGATCCGCCTGGCCTCCCAAATCGGCTCGGGCCTGACTGGCGTGCTGTACGTATTGGACGAGCCGTCGATCGGCCTGCACCAGCGCGACAACACCCGCCTGCTGGAAAGCCTGCGCGGGCTGCGCGACCTCGGCAACTCGGTCCTCGTCGTCGAGCATGACGAGGAGGCGATCATGACCGCGGACTACGTCATCGACATGGGCCCGGCCGCCGGCGTCCACGGCGGCCAGATCTGCGCCGAGGGCACCCCGGCCGAGGTCATGGCCAATCCCAAGTCCCTGACCGGGAAGTACCTGACCGGCGAGCGCGAGATCGAGCTGCCGCCCGAGGGCCGCCGCCCGATCAACCGCAAGAAGACGCTGAAGATCAGCGGAGCCACCGGCAACAATCTGAAGAACGTCACCGGCGAGATCCCCGTCGGCCTGTTCACCTGCGTCACCGGCGTGTCGGGCGGCGGCAAGTCGACCTTCACGATCGAGACCCTGTACAAGGCCGCCGCGCGCCGCCTGCACAATGCCTCCGACGCCCCCGCCGCCCTCGACCGGATCGAGGGGCTGGAGCATTTCGACAAGGTCATCGACATCGACCAGTCGCCGATCGGCCGCACGCCGCGTTCGAACCCGGCCACCTATACCGGAGCCTTCGGACCGATCCGCGACTGGTACGCCGGCCTGCCCGAGTCCAAGGCCCGCGGCTACGGCCCCGGCCGGTTCAGCTTCAACGTCAAGGGCGGCCGCTGCGAGGCCTGTCAGGGCGACGGCCTGATCAAGATCGAGATGCATTTCCTGCCGGACGTCTACGTCACCTGCGACGTCTGCAAGGGCAGGCGCTACAACCGGGAGACGCTGGAAATCGTCTTCAAGGGCAAGAGCATATCCGACGTTCTGGATATGACGGTCGAGGAGGCCGGGCATTTCTTCAAGGCCGTGCCGCCGATCCGCGACAAGATGCTGACCCTGACCCGCGTCGGTCTGGACTACGTCAAGGTCGGCCAGTCGGCGACGACCCTGTCGGGCGGCGAGGCCCAGCGGGTGAAGCTGTCCAAGGAGCTGTCGAAGCGGGCTACAGGCAAGACCCTCTACATCCTCGACGAGCCGACCACCGGCCTGCATTTTGAGGACACGCGCAAGCTGCTGGAGGTGCTTCAGGAGCTGGTCGAGGCGGGCAACACCATCGTGGTGATCGAGCACAATCTGGATGTGATCAAGGTCGCCGACTACCTGCTGGACTTCGGGCCCGAGGGCGGCGACGGCGGCGGGGAGATCGTCGCCGTGGGCACGCCGGAACAGGTCGCGGCCAATGACGCCAGCTGGACCGGCCGCTACCTGAAGGAGGTGCTCGACCGGCACGAGACCCGCCGCAAGGCACGGGTCGCGGTCCTGACCGCCGAAACGGTCAAGATCAAGCCGGAGCGCAAGAAGGCGCGCGCCTGA
- a CDS encoding DUF1353 domain-containing protein has translation MPFHAISTGAAKGRWATEANRAIRVEEPLVCAVNHDRARERHGRTTVVVLRPFAYTRPDGSRTVRVPPTYLTDFASIPSLARWIIPPFGRHAIAAVLHDWLYTIGQPGRRGEADDIFREALQELGVGQPRRSVMHAAVRAGGGGAYGRAGADWNAAFMDWRTGGTTTPAPAREAFFDDAWPTGVPTVDL, from the coding sequence ATGCCCTTTCACGCGATCTCAACCGGTGCAGCCAAAGGCCGATGGGCGACGGAGGCCAACCGGGCGATCCGCGTCGAGGAACCGCTGGTCTGTGCCGTCAATCATGACCGCGCGCGGGAGCGGCACGGACGCACGACCGTGGTGGTGCTGCGGCCGTTTGCCTACACCCGGCCAGACGGGTCGCGAACGGTGCGGGTGCCGCCCACCTATCTGACCGACTTCGCCTCGATCCCAAGCCTCGCGCGCTGGATCATTCCCCCGTTCGGGCGGCACGCCATCGCGGCCGTCCTGCACGACTGGCTCTACACGATCGGCCAGCCCGGCCGCCGGGGCGAGGCCGACGACATCTTCCGCGAGGCGCTGCAGGAACTGGGGGTCGGCCAACCCCGTCGCTCGGTCATGCACGCAGCCGTGCGGGCGGGTGGCGGCGGCGCTTACGGCCGCGCCGGCGCCGATTGGAACGCCGCCTTCATGGACTGGCGCACGGGCGGCACGACCACCCCGGCGCCGGCGCGCGAGGCCTTCTTCGACGACGCCTGGCCCACCGGCGTCCCGACCGTCGATCTGTAA